A window of the Xenopus laevis strain J_2021 chromosome 9_10L, Xenopus_laevis_v10.1, whole genome shotgun sequence genome harbors these coding sequences:
- the ccdc56.L gene encoding coiled-coil domain containing 56 L homeolog, which yields MAEKGSPKESAAKYAQRIDPKRETLSPEQQEFMRKTEMAQWRKNAGKLRGRNLVTGLVIGGIVLGIYGYTFYSVAQEKFLDELEVDAKAARASYPKTSAN from the exons ATGGCAGAGAAGGGAAGCCCTAAAGAGTCAGCGGCCAAGTACGCCCAGCGAATTGACCCGAAACGGGAGACTCTTAGTCCGGAGCAGCAGGAGTTTATGCGGAAAACGGAGATGGCGCAATGGCGGAAGAATGCGGGGAAGCTGCGTGGGCGCAATCTGGTCACTGGTTTAGTTATAGGAGGCATCGTGCTGGGCATTT ATGGATACACCTTCTATTCTGTGGCTCAGGAAAAGTTTTTAGACGAACTGGAAGTTGACGCGAAAGCAGCCCGTGCCAGTTATCCAAAAACATCTGCCAACTGA
- the ccdc56.L gene encoding coiled-coil domain containing 56 L homeolog isoform X1 has product MRVMRFLLAPRNMAEKGSPKESAAKYAQRIDPKRETLSPEQQEFMRKTEMAQWRKNAGKLRGRNLVTGLVIGGIVLGIYGYTFYSVAQEKFLDELEVDAKAARASYPKTSAN; this is encoded by the exons ATGCGAGTGATGCGCTTTTTACTCGCGCCTAGAAACATGGCAGAGAAGGGAAGCCCTAAAGAGTCAGCGGCCAAGTACGCCCAGCGAATTGACCCGAAACGGGAGACTCTTAGTCCGGAGCAGCAGGAGTTTATGCGGAAAACGGAGATGGCGCAATGGCGGAAGAATGCGGGGAAGCTGCGTGGGCGCAATCTGGTCACTGGTTTAGTTATAGGAGGCATCGTGCTGGGCATTT ATGGATACACCTTCTATTCTGTGGCTCAGGAAAAGTTTTTAGACGAACTGGAAGTTGACGCGAAAGCAGCCCGTGCCAGTTATCCAAAAACATCTGCCAACTGA